One window of the Manihot esculenta cultivar AM560-2 chromosome 14, M.esculenta_v8, whole genome shotgun sequence genome contains the following:
- the LOC110600263 gene encoding uncharacterized protein LOC110600263, which yields MVDVIDQCCTCLVYLSKCPFSKSNCFTFIMWGFASKAISGSVRLKNELSKRSQAHSECSDDEPSLNNSREEGLECPICWESFNIVENVPYVLWCGHTLCKNCVLGLQRAMVKLPTLPIQLPFFISCPWCNLLSFRLVYKGHLRFPRKNYFLLWMVESMNGDRSKSYFSFRGEHQPVGSSNRNQAMGNQVTHVSNRRAPYSRPPEQAASNHDEDRLSIRYFNAERLQLSLRKSLVFFVHLTAKFPLIVIFLLIVLYAIPASAAILSLYILITLVFALPSFLILYFALPSLDWLVREIIN from the coding sequence ATTGTTTCACGTTCATCATGTGGGGTTTTGCTTCAAAAGCCATCAGTGGATCCGTCAGATTGAAGAATGAACTTTCAAAGAGGAGTCAAGCTCATTCAGAATGCTCAGATGATGAACCATCCTTAAACAATAGCAGAGAAGAGGGACTGGAATGCCCTATATGCTGGGAATCTTTCAACATTGTTGAAAATGTGCCCTATGTTTTGTGGTGTGGCCACACCCTGTGTAAGAATTGTGTGCTAGGGCTGCAAAGGGCTATGGTGAAACTTCCTACCCTCCCAATCCAGCTTCCATTTTTCATTTCTTGTCCCTGGTGTAATCTATTATCTTTCAGATTGGTCTACAAGGGACACCTTAGGTTTCCTCGGAAGAACTACTTCCTACTCTGGATGGTTGAGAGCATGAATGGTGATAGGTCAAAGTCATATTTCTCGTTTCGTGGGGAGCATCAGCCTGTTGGTTCTTCAAACAGAAACCAAGCTATGGGAAATCAAGTTACTCATGTGAGCAACAGGCGAGCCCCATACTCTCGTCCTCCAGAACAAGCAGCATCTAACCATGACGAAGATCGTCTTAGCATTAGATACTTCAATGCTGAGAGACTTCAGTTATCACTTCGTAAGTCATTGGTTTTCTTTGTTCACTTGACAGCAAAGTTTCCATTGATTGTCATATTTCTCCTGATTGTTTTGTATGCAATACCGGCTAGTGCAGCCATCTTGTCACTCTACATCCTTATCACCCTTGTATTTGCTCTCCCTTCTTTTCTTATCTTGTACTTTGCCTTACCCAGTCTGGATTGGTTGGTTAGAGAAATAATCAATTGA